Proteins found in one Fusarium oxysporum Fo47 chromosome V, complete sequence genomic segment:
- a CDS encoding uncharacterized protein (expressed protein): protein MAQDECHLLRLSTELILQILEYGPTSTYLDVALTCTTLHHQCRNLLDLHHEAHAKYRITSDLSPETVVDLLKDTTKARIERWHVRELEIWGSRQNWEDWRPWVPKLPGTCGLADGFPTRYGLDLQDMQRYIRTALELWTFSDFDSEAIQ from the coding sequence ATGGCCCAAGATGAATGCCATCTCCTGCGTCTCTCAACGGAGCTCATTCTCCAGATCTTGGAGTATGGCCCTACATCGACATATCTCGATGTGGCCCTCACTTGCACTACCCTACACCACCAGTGCCGGAATCTCTTAGATCTTCACCATGAAGCTCACGCAAAATACAGGATCACATCAGACCTGTCACCAGAAACTGTGGTTGATCTACTCAAAGATACTACTAAGGCCAGAATCGAGAGATGGCATGTTCGTGAGCTGGAGATCTGGGGTAGCCGACAAAATTGGGAGGATTGGCGACCATGGGTTCCCAAACTTCCCGGGACTTGCGGCCTTGCTGATGGCTTCCCTACAAGGTATGGGCTGGATTTGCAAGACATGCAGAGATACATCCGCACTGCACTGGAATTATGGACCTTTTCAGACTTCGACTCTGAGGCAATCCAATGA